A window from Chryseobacterium vaccae encodes these proteins:
- a CDS encoding sterol desaturase family protein, whose amino-acid sequence MSGFELSETLKIFWQFSWLQWILFSLTVNIFLYLFSIGLYWFIDKTCRKEKLQPQDHPVSRSDVYLSFLTIGCNSFVMILGVFLWKHGWIILSQNQSAIVVIAEVIALLLLMDFMMYIFHYAAHSPFVYSLLHRKHHEHTSTNFLSLFVLHPLETIGFGIMMLILLMMYNFSVTAVAVYLMINLIWGTIGHLNREFFPPKLDRFFIGTTRFHHQHHTDESKNFGFYTSVWDRIFGTYKP is encoded by the coding sequence ATGAGCGGATTTGAACTTTCTGAGACGTTAAAAATATTCTGGCAGTTTTCGTGGCTGCAATGGATTCTGTTTAGTTTAACAGTCAATATTTTTCTGTATTTATTTTCTATAGGATTGTATTGGTTTATTGATAAAACCTGCCGTAAAGAGAAATTACAGCCGCAGGATCATCCGGTGAGCAGATCAGATGTTTATCTCAGCTTTCTTACGATTGGCTGTAACAGCTTTGTGATGATATTGGGCGTTTTTTTATGGAAACACGGATGGATCATTCTGAGCCAGAATCAATCCGCAATTGTTGTCATTGCGGAAGTTATTGCTTTATTGCTTCTGATGGATTTTATGATGTACATCTTTCACTATGCAGCTCACAGTCCTTTTGTATACAGTCTTTTGCATAGAAAACACCATGAGCATACAAGTACCAATTTTCTAAGCCTCTTTGTATTGCATCCTTTGGAAACTATCGGATTTGGAATAATGATGCTGATTTTGCTAATGATGTACAATTTTTCGGTTACGGCAGTAGCAGTTTATCTTATGATTAATCTTATCTGGGGAACGATCGGGCATCTGAACAGGGAATTTTTTCCGCCGAAACTGGACCGTTTTTTTATCGGAACAACAAGATTTCACCATCAACACCACACAGACGAAAGTAAGAACTTCGGGTTTTATACCTCTGTCTGGGACAGAATATTCGGAACCTATAAGCCCTGA
- a CDS encoding MarR family winged helix-turn-helix transcriptional regulator, which yields MDFDFIKELGYKALDSRLKRISDRMAHDVRRFYKELDIDVEPNWYLVFMLLQKNGEMAIVDIAEPLGYAHPTVVVMVKKMADNGYLNIKKDKVDKRKQIISLTEKAVKMLPKLEHIWDSCEKAILEILSDDLGILAYLDGIDDELKSKSFHNRFKEHYLKSHTL from the coding sequence ATGGATTTTGATTTCATTAAAGAACTTGGCTACAAAGCTTTAGACAGCAGATTAAAAAGAATCAGTGACCGGATGGCTCATGATGTAAGACGGTTTTATAAAGAACTGGACATAGACGTGGAACCTAATTGGTACCTTGTTTTTATGCTGCTGCAAAAGAATGGGGAAATGGCCATTGTAGATATTGCAGAGCCTCTGGGATATGCTCATCCCACAGTAGTTGTCATGGTAAAAAAGATGGCAGATAACGGATACCTCAATATTAAAAAGGATAAGGTTGATAAACGGAAGCAGATCATTTCGTTGACAGAAAAAGCAGTAAAAATGCTGCCGAAGCTGGAGCATATCTGGGACAGTTGTGAAAAAGCAATTCTTGAAATACTTTCTGATGATCTGGGAATTCTGGCCTATCTGGATGGGATAGATGATGAACTGAAAAGCAAATCCTTTCATAACCGCTTTAAAGAACACTATTTAAAATCACATACTTTATGA
- a CDS encoding helix-turn-helix transcriptional regulator, with translation MKKPAADRILMFLKMRGEATALLISEELSITKEGARKHLLNLAQDGLIIPFAKSEGVGRPSTYYQLTEKGISQFPDTHADVTVQILRSVKNLLGENALELLINDREKNTYQRYEKSLEDAGSLEQRLDILVRIRSEEGYMAEWKKEDGEYFLIENHCPICAAAAECQGFCRAELSNFRNLIGKDFQVERVSHILSGGQRCVYKIS, from the coding sequence ATGAAGAAGCCGGCTGCCGACCGCATTCTGATGTTTTTAAAAATGAGAGGAGAAGCTACAGCTTTGCTGATCTCAGAAGAGCTGTCCATCACTAAAGAAGGAGCAAGGAAACATTTGCTAAATCTGGCTCAGGACGGTCTCATTATACCTTTTGCAAAAAGTGAAGGAGTAGGGCGTCCGTCTACCTATTATCAGCTGACAGAAAAAGGGATTTCCCAGTTTCCTGATACCCATGCTGATGTTACGGTTCAGATTCTTCGGTCAGTTAAAAATCTTTTAGGCGAAAATGCATTAGAGCTGTTAATTAATGACAGAGAAAAAAATACCTATCAACGGTATGAAAAATCACTGGAAGATGCCGGATCATTGGAACAGCGTCTGGATATTCTTGTCAGAATCCGCAGTGAAGAAGGGTATATGGCAGAGTGGAAAAAAGAGGACGGAGAATATTTTCTGATTGAGAATCATTGTCCGATCTGTGCCGCCGCAGCTGAGTGCCAGGGATTTTGTCGTGCCGAATTGTCTAATTTCCGTAACCTGATCGGTAAAGATTTTCAGGTAGAAAGGGTAAGTCATATCCTTTCAGGCGGACAGCGATGTGTATATAAGATCTCTTGA